The Punica granatum isolate Tunisia-2019 chromosome 4, ASM765513v2, whole genome shotgun sequence sequence ATTACTTTAGTGAAAGTTCTAGCATAGCCGTCTTTGTCTTGATTAGCGGCAACATTAACGCTTCTTCTAATAAACaattttaatcaaataaatcGAAATTTGAAAGTTTACAGTTGGGCACGGCCATTCTgtgaattaaattaataatttcaggTCAATATTGAGGCATGCGGCGGCTCATCATGGAAAGAAACCAATATCTTATACACAAAATCAACTAAAACCAACTCAGCAAATGAGAAACAAGTTGTAGTTCAGTCACCCGCATAATCCCCTAATATCCAAAATGTTTCATGTTCGATTCTTGTGAAGGGATCTACTGTGTCATTTTTTAGCtcttaagatttctatttttttgggttataaagaaaatctaCGAACCTAGtatttaatgaaatataaatcataatcctaataactaattaataaaGGAGCATTGGTATTTTTATCATGAGAATtgaacatataattttttgattgATAAACGAGAGCGTGCATCACtatattacatattttttcttaaatatgaTGATTTTTACTTCATTATATTAAACTCATGAGATTACGAGATGTTTGCTTATGTATAAACGCTAAATTGGGTTCACGCAAGGAAACAGATAATGAGATATGTATGATCAGTATAGTGCCTTTTTTTCTTGGTTGAACAGTGTAGTGCCTTAGTATTTCTCgacttcatttttctttttctttttttcttttcttgttttggTGAACGAATTCCATACTTAATGTTAGAAAAGGGCATGGCATTTTAGAAAGTCCGACGTTGAATTCCATATTTAATTGTTGAATACTTCTAATTAGGATAATAAGTATACTATCGCGTGATATACATATACCATTAGGGGAAGGGTGGCAATTCAAAGATCACATGCATGGAGAGGATTTTAAAAGTCGTTCTTGGCTTGTTGGACATTGCCCTTTGATCAACCCAATCTACCTGGAAAACCAGCGATTTGCGCATTAAAATGGGCAGAAAGCAAGACCCATATGCGTCGTAATTAACTTTAGTAGTATTACGACTTGTCGGTTATACTTAGTCCAATGTGATGCGAAGACGAGAATTTTGAACTGAACTTGAATACGCCGTGTTGATTGTATACTGGCTCTCTTTGCATCTGTCTTATTCCTCGTATTGACTTCTGATTCACAAATTATATTGTGACTTCGTATGTCAATATTCATGCACACAAGGTAGAGTGGCAGATGTTTTGCATGTTGCACATGTATAAATATCATACTGTACATGACAAAACAAACATATTACGTCTATTACAATGGCCTGCGTAAGCACGAGTCACTATCAGACAACCATGCCTATGTTTTTGCCCCCAATTaagtaaaatcaattttttttttttacattgcATGGAGGCTCATTGGCTTACAACTTACAAGAAAATAGAAACAGACACTTAATAAACGGGCACGAATTAATCTTATTACGGGAATCAGATATGGAATCATTACTAGATTAACAGACGAGGAAGTGTATGCCACTATATCGCAACTTCCTTCCAACCTAAAATCCTTATTTGACCTAATGAAAGGGAACTTTGATTTTCAAAGTAGTTGACCACTGTATTGAAGATTCATATAATAAAGAATTGGCAAGCAAAAGAGGATGTGGCGTAGTGATGCACACCATCGTCCGCCGACCTAGAGGTCACGGGTTCTGTACCGGTGAGATTATCCCTGCTCTTTTATTGgttatttataatttctctttcattatattagtTCTTAAGCATcctttataaccgaaaaaaagaataagcaAGCAACAACACAAAAAAGCCTCTTTGGCTTGGCATTAATCTCTTTGTTGCAtcaatatctcttttattCAAACCTATGGCCAAAATTATCACGCATATTTGATTAGGTTTAACCGTGGGAACAAGTATAAAGAGAAAGGAGTTCGCTATAGTAACACTCGTGAAATCGTGTTTTAGTTAGGTTGTATTTTCGTTCATAACGTTTCCTGCACAAATCGATTCCTCCCTCTTACATCCTCTTGTATTcatcgaaaaaagaaaacattgcTTGTGTAGTATACAATCCATCAACTGTTCTATATGCGCGTGTAGTCACTACAATAATTTCAGGCTTCAGTGACGGATTGCCCTACATTCCGTCACAAAATCCAACGTTGAAATTCTCATCGATTCACCTCTTGAATCGAATTTAACACATAGCCACGCAATTCGAGCAGTAATTCGTGTAATTTCAGCTACAGCACAAATTATTAAACAAGTAAATTGCcgtccttttctttctcttgtGAGCTCAAAGAATCTTCGATATGATGTTCATCCATGGGACCAACAGCTCCGCCGCCGGTCAGCTGCTTCGCCCTCCGAGTTTCATGTTCCCAATCAGTCTGGGCCACTACGAACAACATGCTCACCACGCAAGAGGCCTGGGCCGCTAATAACCCAAGCCACAGTCCTATGAAGTCGAATCCGGCAAAGAATCCAAGCCATAATGCCACAGGCATCCCGACCACATAAAAGCATCCGAAGTTAATGTTCGCTCCCATCTTTGGCCTTGCAGTTCCTCGAAGGACCCCGCAGCCTGTCGTCTGGGGGCAGTTCCCGAGCTCGCATAGCCCAATTATGGGCAGAACTGCCGAAGTTAGGGCTATTATGTCGGCATCTTTTGCGAATAGCTCCGCCCATGAATTTCTCACGGATATGGCGAAAGACAAGGCCATGAAACCTAGGATGAAGCTAAAGGAGAGCCCCGTGATTGTGGCAAGCCTAGCATTATGGGGCCGCCCTGCACCCAACTCGTTCCCGACATGAGTAGACACACCGAAGCTCAAAGAAGATGGGAAGATGTAAATAAGTGCCGTCGTTTGGATTAGGACTCCCATGGATGCAACTGTGGCTTGGGGATTTGATAACAGCCCGCATAGTAGGATCATGATCTCATACCACCACCACTCCAGGCACACCGAGATGCAGCTCGGGAGAGCCAGTCTCACAAGCGGTCCCCAGCCCCTGAGGCAGTCGAGGGATACCGGGGCCCACGTGCTCTCATGAACGCGGGAAATTAAAATGTAAGCCACCAAAAACAAGAGTAGGTTGAAATTTGTACAAACAGCACTAAGGGATACACCCCTAGTGCCGAGGTTGAGCATGTCAACAAGCACATAATTAGTAGGAATGTGGAGGAGGACCGCAAATAGAGTGCACCAAGTGAGTGGCATTGTTACTCCCTGCGAACGCAGATAGATACGGCTCGGGTAGAGAAAAGATTGCAAAACTAGATCAGGAATGGAGTAGAGAATGTAGGATTGGGCTTCTGCAGCTATGCTATTTTCTTGGCCGCAAAGTAGCAAGATTCTCTCCATGTTGAGCCAGAGGACTAGTATCGGAATCGAggtgaggaggaggaggagcacAGTGCGCTGGACGGTGAGGCCAAGGAGTTTGGGCCTCCTGGCCCCATAGGCCTGGCCGCAGATTGGCTCCATGCCCATGGTGAGGCCAGAGAGGATGGAGTAGCCCGTGATGTTGGCGAATCCAATGGCGAGGGAGCCACCGGCCAGAGGTAGTTCCCCGAGGTGACCCAAGAAGAGCATCGAGATCATGGACCGCGAGTAGAGCAACAGGCCTGTCAACACCATCGGGACTGATAAGTTGGCTATTGCTTTGGCCTCGGCGATCAAGAGGGAGGCTTGGCTCCATTTTAGGTTGTGCTCGAATCGAGAATTCAGCCCTTTTGGGATCATAGGAGAGAGTATGTCGGGCTCATTCATTTTCGTGGTTGTTGGAGGACTATTACAAGCTCTACGTAAATTGCTCTTGAAGGGATCAATAAGGAAATTCTGTTTGGAATTAGATTTGAAGAATGAAGGGTGCATGTatggctatatatatatatatatatatatatataattacatagAAGGGAAGTTgaatctcttctcttcttcgaAAAACTGTTTATTATAAGGTATGGAGATTTGGACAGGATACGTTTCTTTATTCGGAAGTACTTATTTCCGCGTATTGACCCACATTCAAATCAAATTGTTTTTTCATTGTTGGAGTAGCACCGCACGGTTAAACGCATGCATGCACATCTTCAAAGCCGCAACGTTAACGATAAGATCATAATTCAgctttacttttttctttagcAAGTACATGAACCATTTTTGTAATTAGGAAATTTCAGGTTCGATATTCTTTAGGGACCATCTGTGCTATTTTATCagttattaggatttctatttcattatctAGACCCATGTACCTCTttatgtaaccgaaaaaagaatatgaccgatattttcatatatttttggcactttatatatatatatatatagatggatTTCGGTGATATTATGTCATTGTGACAAGTATAATACTACACTTGAAAAATATGATACTTCTTTTAAATGAATCAATATAACCATAAATTCTCAAAAATATTACGCATATGAATAGAAGTATTACACATTTCAAGCATAGTACTACGTACACTCATTGTCCTGGTGTCAGCATATAAAAAAcccactatatatatatatagaggtaTATATCTATGAATATACGTATTAATAAATCTTccactatatatatctatgtattCCATTGTGGGtggaaacaaaataattaagattGGGCGGTTATAAGAGGACACAACTTTgatcatatatagatatatgattAACCATGACCCGCGAACTATTAGATATTGGGGCAAATGGGCCGGGGCAACTTAAGGCTAGGTCGAGCTAATAAACAGTAACTGGATTCAATGGTGTATGGAGTAGCTTGCGCACTGTTGGTTCAATCTGACTGCAAGTAAATAGGCTGCTCCAACTAAATATTTCGTCGTTGAATGAAACTGCTGTGAACGCCCTCGTCGGCGGCCATACCGTGAAGTTAgtcaataattaattgaatgaaGTCGATCAAACTCTGAATTTCATAAGAGAAGAAAGATCGAAGCATAAACTGAAACATTCTGGAGCTACAAAGAAAATACATGGATCGGATTGAAATTGTCTTCGCATTAAGAAAGTGTTTTCAACATGGCTCGCATTTGGATGATAGGATAAGAGAAAACGCCTGCCCTCTCTGTCCTGGACGGCGGCTTTCGGCGTTACGAGTAATAAAGCCTTCGCAAAACGACTGGTTTCTCTCCGCCGTCGTGACATGGACGATCACCAAAAACGGGATAAGATATATAAcattatgcatgttcatcatATGTGGACAAAAACTGTAATTTCAAAGGAGAACTttaataatgattaaatagaaaaaagacaCCACCAGCACGGTGGTTTAATAGTTAAGCATCAAGCGTTCCATTTGAACATCACGAGTGAGGTTTACCTCACTGAAGAGGTAGAACTCGCCGCTGTGTGAgtgtattatgggatggcGATGGCCGGCCTATAATACTTGATCCAGTTAGCATTGgacttaattcactagtgtATTGGTGGGGCTGTTGGGCTAAAGTCTCAACGAGCTATGGCGAAAAGAACATTCCGTGACGGTTAGGTTCCCTTAGTTGGGGCAGTCACAATGGGTTAATAACCCGatctaacttttttttataaaaaaaataaaagaaaaaagacaaaaatgatTAGACATTAACTTGCCACATGCCACGTTTCCTCTCTAGTTCTAGTTTTGCCTTCTGATTAGTGATAATGATATATGGTCATTCTATATTGTCACGTGtctcttatattttattgattattaattaataaagataTGCATGGAATTGAACTCTAAGTCTTGGGGAAGATCCAGATTACAATCACTAACTTAAAGCGAGTATCctctttaaaatttataatacaattctttttcattgttaagtaatttaattattagaatttgCCAGTACAATCATTTCAATGTAGTTGTATTGTACAAGCAATTGCAAACTATGCATATTTTACGTACAACTCAGATTTGCAAAGGAAAACGTACTAATACTGTAAATTAATAGCCTCCGTGAAAATGGGTTCGGAACAATAATATTGCTCTTTGATAAGATTTCATAAGGTCCTAAATTAGACTcttattaattgaattttatatgcctcttttttttcttttttttttttgcctccATTTTTTAAGCCAATTGAATACACCTCAtttctaattataaattatataatttttaataaattatatgaattttcaaaaagaatttacttaaaatttattgaattacTTAATTAAGTCGTACTATTACTTTTAGTAATGAACCATAGTATTTAACGAAATTCATGAACTATGGACTAGCTAACAAAGCAAGCAATCCCACTTCCTTCTTTTATTGATAACTAATCTCACTTCCTTCATTGGGCCTCTGTTCTAACGATTAGTGGTCAACCCAACGTGAGTTGATTTAGATAGTTTGACATCTCTTTGTCTTCAAcaaaatattcaattcaattattaTCGCAAAAAAGTATCAAATATTGTAAATAAAGTGAATCTATGATTGATAGTGTTTTTCCTTAGTAGATTGATTGACTGGTTATGACTCGTTAGATTTTTAAATATCCTATAGTTATCACcggagaaattttttttttaaaaaaagaatacacAAACACCATGGATTGGTTAGTTTCAGTTCAATCAAATATGGGATGGCTGATGACTCATTCATGCTAGTGGAGAAAATACACTAAAACTGCTATTATTCACAAAGGAAATTTCAAATAGGTCATTTGAATTGTCCCAACATGAGTTCAAACTCAAATGTCTGTGCAATAAACCAAATCAAACAAgaaaaattcaactcaaactTGAGAGTGATAGCGTAAAcagaaagaaagggaaatcACCACTAAGCTAATTCCTATCCATTTTCCCTAatataaaggagaaaattAAACGGTGGATTCCTTCTTGTTCTTAGTAAGATCCGCAGTTTCATCGTTGCATACGTACTTTTTCCAGTAGGGGTGGCTCCTCCACACCTGCTGCATCTCCTCGATTGGGACACCCTTCGTCTCAGGTAGGAGCATGCAGATGAACGCGGTCATGATGATGACCCACACGGcaaagaagatgaagaggccGAACTTTAAGTGGCAGAGCATCCATGTGAAAATCTGGGCCACGAAGAAGGTGAAGATCATGTTAACTGCGACATTGATGCTCTGGGCCGCGGACCGGATTTCCAAGGGGAAGATCTCGCTGGGCACAAGCCAGCCCAGGGGCCCCCATGACCATGCGAACCCAGCCACATATACGCAGATACACGCCACCAAGCCGCCCGCGTACCACTTGGGCAATGGACCCGGGTTACCACTCAACCCGAACTTCCATGCTATGCCTGCAGTGATTATAAACTTTCCAAAAACCAAGAGAGATCATATCACGTTAGCCCTTTCAAAAgtgacatatatataacaaaataagaatttaagggaaaaaaaaagttaaaggGATCAATACCTGCATTATCAACATCTGTAAACCTCCTCCAATGAACAAGAAACGACGGCCGACTTTGTCAACAGTGGTAATGGACACTAAGGTGGCGATGCAGTTGACAAAGCCGGTGATGACAGCGGACATAAGAGAGGCATTGCTCCCAAACCCAACGGTCTTGAAGAGGACGGGCGCGTAGAACATGAAGACGTTCATGCCAGTGAGCTGCTGGAAGAGAGGGATGCAGAAGGCCATCGTGAGCTGGGGCCGGTACTTGCGCCTCCAGATGTTCCCCCACGGGCTCTTTACGAGCTTCGAGGACTCGCAGGCAGCAATCAAGTCGTTGAACTCCTCGTCCACATCCTGGACACCGCGAATCTTGACCAACTGCCGGTGGGCTTCCTCTTTCTTGCCACGCTCAAGTAAGGAGTTTGGGGTGTCAGGGAGAAAGAGGGAACCGAGGATGATGAGAAGGGCCGGAATGACAGCGCCACCAAGGCTGAGCCGCCACCCCCAGCCGCCCTCTATCTTGGCAAACTCGTAGTTTAACAAGTTTGCAACAAGGATACCGATAGTGATCGATAGCTGGAACATCATGTTCAACGCGCCACGGTACTTGTATGGCGCCACTTCTGACAAGTAGATCGGAACAGACTGAAAAAAAACACAATGTAACAAATGCCAAATGCACTTAGAACATATAAATCGACATAAGATTAGGCAATTGTTTCCAAGACAGGCAATCTgttgataaatttgaaaagtcGTTAACtctttggaaaaaaaagagagtatatTTAGAGCAACACCTAAACCATCAATGTCGAAAACCTAAAGATGTCCGTAAATAATCATTCAAATTAAGTTCACTGAAATAAAAGTCCAATTATCAAAAGATAGCGTAGCATATTGGTGCACGTTCTCACTTGTTGATCTAAAACTTGCAGGTTCGAAACATAATAACACTGTATGTGCCcccttattaattatttatgatttctctttcattatattaggccTTGAACCTCTTTgtaattgggaaaaaaaatcaaattaatggTTCTTGAATATATTATACAAAATGGAAATTCTCTATTTTTGGGTCCCCTAATTTCACAAAATCATCCTCGTATAGAAAAAAGATGATGCGAGACATgctatgcattttttttttgggtgaatagcTGAGCATATTTATTAGCAATAACATCATCTCTATACATGTAAAGTTTCTCTTTTTTGGCCTTTCTCCGCTATACTAATTACGTACTATGAACTGTTTCTACAGAATAGAAAAtcgtatatatatgttgtgtGCGTGAaagaatatataagaaaatcgttctctttttttcttccctaGTGAATGGATAtaactttattttataaataattcaacatttacaataaaaacacacgaTTCAATATTCTGCTAGTTTTCCGGGCAAATCATTGGAATGCATTGTCTAATATCTATGAAGGAGGCTCGGCACATAATAGGATTTAGTTTTTCGGGCTATGAAAACACAATAAAGGTGCACGCTGTACATCAAGTTATGTGTACATAAAAAATTGGGATCAGATTATTACCTGATTGGCACACCCGATGCCACATCCAAGGAAGAGCCGACCGACGATGAGCATCGCTACGTTCTGAGCGGCACCATTTATGATGGCcccaataaagaaaagaaacccAGCAAAGAACATGGTGACACGCCTCCCAAAGGTTCGGGTCGCCCAGGATGCGATCATTGAAGAGAACAGCGCGGCAAGATAGAGGGATGACGTGAAGAGCGTGAGAGTCTGACTGTTAAACTTGCAGTACTGATCGTCCGAGGATTTCACCGTGGATTCCTTCTGGTATACCGAGGGGAAGAACTCCTTCAGAAAGGAGTCCATAGATGTCACCCCACCTGTGAAGAATCGAATCGAAGTAAGACACCATTAGAATCATTAATTCcacgccaaaaaaaaaaaaccggtTAGAATTTCTTTTATGAATTCGCGATGCAAAAGGACATATTTTCCCTATCTGTTTATCCTAAGATTACAAGACcataaaaattagaaacatAGTATGATATGTTGTTCCATACATTCTTCGACCAATCAGTCGAACAGCAAAAGTTTCACCGTTTCATGCATTACATCCTCACAAATTCCTCGCTAAACTTGTCAACATAATCAACCGATTTCGATCTAAAGAGAGCAAGCCAGAAAAGCAGACAGATACATCACCTGAAATTCCGAGATCATAACCAAATATCAAACCACCTGAAGCAGCAACAAGGCTAGTGATGAAAACACGAAAAGTGAGCTTGCCCGGGTAATTCTTCCCGGGAGCTGTCACGATGCCGCCTCCAGCCATTGGTACGATGTTTGCTTGAAAGCAACGCCACAGCTTgtgatttgagaaaaatatatagtaGGGTGTAAATCCTAGTTAAAATATCTGTTTCAGATATATCCAATATCTCataagatttttctttttcccggttAATCCGATAGAATCTATCGATTCTGTTGAAAGACAtcttttttagatttttttgttaatccTTAACAAACTCATCAAACAAGTCGAGTCAGCtataagaattttttaaagCAGAGTTAAAGTTTTGCCACGGATAATATGATGTTTTCAAGTtgacataatctatatttGGCCGGtggaatttttaattttaattgcatGGGTGTAGGTGGCCAAAAAAACATACATGGGTATaggattaattatttatatttaaaaatacataagcatgtcattcttttatttacgCTATTCCAGATCTGACCcgtatctatatctataattatatatatatatatatatatatattttgaatagAAAAATGCTGTGCAGATTAAGCATGAGTTTTAGCACTCATACATATGCTAAaagatatttatatttatcatATTGTATTATACTATATGTcagattaattttttaattaccaTTCATAATTTAAATTAGAATGTTAAAACTAATATTTAAACATTCAACCAATTTACATAGCTGATTTCACGACAGCCATAACGAATGATGGAAATAATACGAATGATGGAAATAATAACTGATCTATCTTTATTTGATCTCGCACAATGCATATTCAATGATTAAAATAACATCTTTATCTTTATCTTTATCTTTATCTTTATATGGCAGTTTGCGATCTAAAGGAAGTTAAGTTGACAAAGTATCAAGAGAATGATCGAGTaccttttcattaaattatgaaaattttaaaattattgaaacgaaattttagaataagattttcttttcggttGGAGAacgtgaaaaaaattaaatcaagaaattaatttataaaatatgttGCTCCAGCACTTTCTTGATTTAAAGAATACCAAAAGTAATATATGAGGTTGAGAAAATGAAGCAATTCTGATttcaatttaagaaaaaagcaTATTGAATCAATATTTATTCATTAGTGAATTATGTGTTTATTCTTAATCCGAAAAATGAAGTTTGCagatagaattttttttggtaagccACAAATCAATCTAGTCAGTTAGCGAAATAAGTTgttgaatttaaaaaagataTCTTCCGTATATCTTAGTTTGTAAATCTGACCTTTCGTCagacgattttttttattaatttttataaaaatttaaaataaaaagaatgtCTTTCCCCCGAAAATACAGTCCTACACCGTAAATGCGCGTCCGAAC is a genomic window containing:
- the LOC116202922 gene encoding sugar transport protein 12-like, encoding MAGGGIVTAPGKNYPGKLTFRVFITSLVAASGGLIFGYDLGISGGVTSMDSFLKEFFPSVYQKESTVKSSDDQYCKFNSQTLTLFTSSLYLAALFSSMIASWATRTFGRRVTMFFAGFLFFIGAIINGAAQNVAMLIVGRLFLGCGIGCANQSVPIYLSEVAPYKYRGALNMMFQLSITIGILVANLLNYEFAKIEGGWGWRLSLGGAVIPALLIILGSLFLPDTPNSLLERGKKEEAHRQLVKIRGVQDVDEEFNDLIAACESSKLVKSPWGNIWRRKYRPQLTMAFCIPLFQQLTGMNVFMFYAPVLFKTVGFGSNASLMSAVITGFVNCIATLVSITTVDKVGRRFLFIGGGLQMLIMQFIITAGIAWKFGLSGNPGPLPKWYAGGLVACICVYVAGFAWSWGPLGWLVPSEIFPLEIRSAAQSINVAVNMIFTFFVAQIFTWMLCHLKFGLFIFFAVWVIIMTAFICMLLPETKGVPIEEMQQVWRSHPYWKKYVCNDETADLTKNKKESTV
- the LOC116203254 gene encoding protein DETOXIFICATION 49, giving the protein MNEPDILSPMIPKGLNSRFEHNLKWSQASLLIAEAKAIANLSVPMVLTGLLLYSRSMISMLFLGHLGELPLAGGSLAIGFANITGYSILSGLTMGMEPICGQAYGARRPKLLGLTVQRTVLLLLLTSIPILVLWLNMERILLLCGQENSIAAEAQSYILYSIPDLVLQSFLYPSRIYLRSQGVTMPLTWCTLFAVLLHIPTNYVLVDMLNLGTRGVSLSAVCTNFNLLLFLVAYILISRVHESTWAPVSLDCLRGWGPLVRLALPSCISVCLEWWWYEIMILLCGLLSNPQATVASMGVLIQTTALIYIFPSSLSFGVSTHVGNELGAGRPHNARLATITGLSFSFILGFMALSFAISVRNSWAELFAKDADIIALTSAVLPIIGLCELGNCPQTTGCGVLRGTARPKMGANINFGCFYVVGMPVALWLGFFAGFDFIGLWLGLLAAQASCVVSMLFVVAQTDWEHETRRAKQLTGGGAVGPMDEHHIEDSLSSQEKEKDGNLLV